One Desulfurellaceae bacterium DNA window includes the following coding sequences:
- a CDS encoding cupin domain-containing protein, whose amino-acid sequence MDSVKHVAAQVAFAAEKMNKVNLFTTERMFCDVYCFEPGQEQTPHTHAGSDKVYYVLEGSGRVQLGSETRDIGPGEIALAPSGSEHGFHNPGPGRLTVLVFMAPKPQRK is encoded by the coding sequence ATGGACAGTGTCAAACACGTAGCAGCCCAGGTCGCGTTTGCGGCCGAAAAGATGAACAAGGTCAACCTGTTTACCACCGAGCGGATGTTCTGCGACGTGTACTGCTTTGAGCCCGGCCAGGAGCAGACGCCTCACACCCATGCCGGTTCGGACAAGGTCTATTACGTGCTCGAAGGCAGTGGCCGCGTCCAACTCGGCAGCGAGACCCGGGACATCGGTCCGGGCGAGATCGCGCTCGCTCCGTCCGGCTCCGAGCACGGCTTCCACAACCCTGGTCCGGGCCGGCTGACCGTCCTGGTTTTCATGGCTCCCAAACCCCAGCGGAAATGA
- a CDS encoding nitroreductase family protein gives MADEIGLFEALHTMRAMRRLKPDPVPDALIRRIIAAGLGAPSGGDVQHWRFIVVKDAAVKQQLQAVYKKALDQVLARYESNPPPPGKTEQQKQRMLRAVVYLTEHFHEAPVLIVGCLVGDFAASIGLPKMSGASIYPAIQNMLLAARGLGLGATLTTRHLLYEDEVKRILELPDNAETFAILPVGYPIGKFGPVSRLGLEEVTFQDRWGTPYP, from the coding sequence ATGGCGGACGAAATTGGACTGTTTGAAGCCCTGCACACCATGCGGGCGATGCGCCGTTTGAAACCCGACCCGGTGCCCGACGCCCTGATCCGACGGATTATCGCCGCCGGGCTCGGCGCTCCCAGCGGGGGCGATGTCCAGCACTGGCGGTTCATTGTGGTCAAGGATGCGGCCGTCAAACAGCAGCTCCAGGCCGTGTACAAAAAGGCGCTCGACCAGGTGTTGGCACGCTACGAGTCCAACCCGCCCCCACCCGGCAAAACCGAGCAGCAAAAACAGCGCATGCTGAGAGCGGTCGTCTACCTGACCGAGCACTTTCACGAGGCGCCGGTTCTGATTGTCGGCTGTCTGGTGGGTGATTTTGCCGCGTCCATCGGTCTGCCAAAAATGTCGGGCGCGTCCATCTATCCGGCCATCCAGAACATGCTGTTGGCCGCCCGCGGCCTCGGTCTGGGCGCGACGCTGACGACGCGCCACCTGCTGTATGAAGACGAGGTCAAACGCATCCTGGAACTGCCCGACAACGCCGAGACGTTTGCCATCCTGCCGGTCGGCTATCCCATCGGCAAGTTCGGTCCGGTATCGCGGCTGGGACTCGAAGAGGTCACGTTCCAGGATCGCTGGGGAACGCCCTACCCATAG
- a CDS encoding isochorismatase family protein: MPQDKHAIYQRAQLGHTLGYGKKPALVVVDLQLGFTAPEQSPLAGNLDAEVAATNQLIAAARAKAVPIIFTVVGYDPHRQDDAGLWPEKVPSLRLLTLGSQLVELDPRLDRQDHDLVIVKKYASGFFGTYLASTLTMKGVDTLIVTGCTTSGCVRATVMDALANGFRPIVPLEAIGDRAEEPHEANVFDIGAKYGDVVRASDVIAYLERL; the protein is encoded by the coding sequence ATGCCACAGGACAAACACGCCATCTACCAGCGCGCCCAGCTCGGCCATACCCTCGGCTACGGCAAAAAGCCGGCCCTGGTCGTGGTCGATTTGCAGCTGGGATTCACCGCCCCGGAACAGTCGCCCCTGGCCGGCAATCTTGACGCCGAGGTAGCGGCGACAAACCAGCTCATTGCGGCCGCCCGGGCCAAAGCCGTACCGATCATCTTTACCGTGGTCGGCTACGACCCCCACCGCCAGGACGACGCCGGTTTGTGGCCGGAAAAGGTGCCGTCGCTGCGCCTGCTGACCCTGGGCAGCCAGCTGGTCGAACTCGACCCGCGCCTCGACCGCCAGGACCACGACTTGGTCATCGTCAAGAAGTACGCCTCGGGCTTCTTCGGCACCTACCTGGCCTCAACCCTGACCATGAAGGGCGTCGATACCCTGATTGTCACCGGCTGTACGACCAGCGGCTGTGTGCGGGCAACGGTGATGGACGCTCTGGCCAACGGCTTCCGTCCCATCGTGCCGCTCGAAGCCATCGGCGACCGCGCCGAGGAGCCGCACGAGGCCAACGTGTTTGATATTGGGGCCAAATACGGCGATGTGGTCCGTGCCAGCGACGTGATCGCCTACCTGGAGCGGCTGTAG
- a CDS encoding peptidyl-prolyl cis-trans isomerase — MRSVACIIALTGALLISLPACSEADPPDGPVVVLSTSMGEIKIGLYEEEAPETVKNFLDYVNDGFYDNTIFHRVIPNFMVQGGGFSPDMRQKDTKRPIRNEADNGLQNDEGTVAMARTNATHSATSQFFINVTRNSFLDHQSQANFGYCVFGRVIEGLDVVKQMEGVQTGRHGMYDDVPLEPIVIQSARVVAAVEPTDG, encoded by the coding sequence ATGCGGAGTGTTGCCTGCATCATCGCTCTGACCGGCGCTTTACTCATCAGCCTGCCGGCCTGTTCCGAGGCCGATCCACCGGACGGACCGGTCGTCGTTCTGTCGACCTCGATGGGCGAGATCAAGATCGGCCTGTACGAAGAAGAGGCGCCCGAGACGGTCAAGAACTTTCTCGACTATGTCAACGACGGCTTTTACGACAACACGATCTTTCACCGGGTGATTCCCAATTTCATGGTCCAGGGCGGCGGCTTCAGCCCGGACATGCGACAAAAAGACACCAAGCGGCCAATCAGAAACGAGGCTGATAACGGCCTCCAGAACGACGAGGGAACGGTCGCCATGGCGCGCACCAACGCCACCCATTCCGCGACCTCTCAGTTTTTCATCAACGTCACCCGCAATTCCTTTCTGGATCACCAGAGCCAGGCCAATTTCGGCTACTGTGTGTTTGGCCGGGTGATTGAGGGTCTCGATGTGGTCAAACAGATGGAAGGCGTCCAGACCGGACGCCACGGCATGTACGATGACGTGCCCCTGGAGCCGATTGTGATTCAGTCGGCCAGAGTCGTCGCAGCAGTCGAACCGACCGACGGCTAG
- a CDS encoding sodium-dependent transporter produces MAQARGNWSGSFGFILAAIGSAVGLGNIWRFSFVAGQNGGAAFVLVYLGCVLAVGIPVMLAEFLIGRHTQRNVVGSFQALRPGSAWASTGWLPAAASFVVLSYYAVVGGWVLHYIVLSLTNSFAGQSAETISGLFTDLTTSGLSQMGWHAVFMLATVVVVVRGVAGGLERGNKIMMPLLFVMLCGLLVYAVQTDGARAGIAFLLSPRWDQLTARSVLEAMGQAFFSLSIAGGIMITYGSYLQKDTDLVRPAFYIAGGDTLVALLSGFMIFPLVFTFQLEPSAGPGLIFQTLPTAFAQLPAGQLLALVFFVLLSFAALSSAISVLEVVVAYCIDEMGWSRSRATWLIGGVIFLCGIPSDLSAGFFGLADRIVTNYMLPTSGLLIAIFTGWVLSQTVRRQEFMVGGMSQRLYSGWLFLIRYVAPIAIATILAQSLHLF; encoded by the coding sequence ATGGCGCAGGCACGCGGGAACTGGTCCGGTTCATTCGGCTTTATCCTGGCCGCAATCGGCTCGGCGGTCGGGCTGGGCAACATCTGGCGCTTCTCGTTTGTTGCCGGCCAGAACGGCGGCGCGGCCTTTGTCCTGGTCTATCTGGGCTGCGTGCTGGCCGTGGGCATTCCGGTCATGCTGGCCGAATTTCTGATCGGTCGCCACACTCAGCGTAACGTCGTCGGCAGCTTCCAAGCCCTGCGGCCGGGCTCGGCCTGGGCCTCGACCGGCTGGCTGCCGGCGGCGGCGTCCTTTGTGGTGCTGTCCTACTACGCCGTAGTCGGCGGCTGGGTGTTGCACTACATCGTCCTGTCCCTCACCAACAGCTTCGCCGGGCAGTCGGCCGAGACCATTAGCGGCCTGTTCACCGACCTGACCACCAGCGGCCTGAGCCAAATGGGCTGGCACGCCGTTTTCATGCTGGCCACGGTTGTGGTTGTCGTGCGCGGCGTGGCGGGCGGTCTGGAGCGCGGCAACAAGATCATGATGCCGCTATTGTTCGTCATGCTGTGCGGGCTGCTGGTGTATGCCGTGCAAACGGACGGGGCGCGGGCGGGCATCGCCTTTCTGCTGAGTCCGCGCTGGGATCAGCTGACCGCCCGGTCGGTGCTGGAGGCCATGGGCCAGGCATTTTTTTCGCTCAGCATCGCGGGCGGGATCATGATCACCTATGGCAGTTATCTGCAAAAAGACACCGACCTCGTCCGGCCCGCGTTTTATATTGCGGGCGGCGACACGCTGGTCGCCCTGCTGTCCGGTTTTATGATTTTTCCGCTCGTGTTTACCTTCCAGCTGGAGCCGAGCGCCGGGCCGGGGCTGATCTTCCAGACCCTGCCGACGGCGTTCGCCCAGCTGCCGGCCGGACAGCTGCTGGCCCTGGTCTTCTTTGTGCTGCTGAGCTTTGCCGCCCTCAGCTCGGCCATCTCCGTGCTCGAGGTCGTGGTCGCCTACTGCATTGACGAGATGGGCTGGAGCCGGAGCCGGGCGACCTGGCTCATCGGCGGGGTGATTTTCCTGTGCGGCATTCCCTCAGACCTGAGCGCCGGGTTCTTTGGCCTGGCCGACCGTATTGTCACCAACTACATGCTACCGACGAGCGGCCTGCTGATCGCGATCTTCACCGGCTGGGTCCTCAGTCAGACCGTACGCCGCCAGGAGTTCATGGTCGGGGGGATGAGCCAGCGCCTGTACAGCGGCTGGCTGTTCCTGATTCGCTATGTGGCGCCAATCGCCATAGCCACCATCCTGGCCCAGTCGCTGCACCTGTTCTGA
- a CDS encoding peptidyl-prolyl cis-trans isomerase, which yields MVLLSTSLGEIKIELYDKEAPETVSNFLGYVNDGFFDGTIFHRVIAGFMIQGGGFSSDMQQKSTKPPIKNEAANGLKNELGTLAMARTNVVDSATSQFFINVKDNDFLNHQGQANFGYCVFGKVVEGLDVVRQIEAVATGRSGMHDDVPVTPVVIQSAKELAAE from the coding sequence ATGGTACTCCTGTCAACCTCACTGGGCGAGATCAAGATTGAGCTGTACGACAAGGAAGCCCCCGAGACCGTCAGCAACTTTCTGGGCTATGTCAACGACGGCTTCTTTGACGGCACGATTTTTCACCGGGTGATTGCCGGCTTCATGATCCAGGGCGGCGGCTTCAGTTCGGACATGCAGCAGAAGAGCACCAAGCCGCCCATCAAGAACGAGGCCGCCAACGGCCTCAAAAACGAACTCGGCACGCTTGCCATGGCCCGCACCAATGTGGTCGATTCGGCCACCTCGCAGTTCTTCATCAACGTCAAAGACAACGACTTTCTGAACCACCAGGGCCAGGCCAACTTTGGCTACTGCGTGTTCGGCAAAGTGGTCGAGGGTCTCGACGTGGTGCGCCAGATCGAGGCGGTGGCCACCGGGCGCAGCGGCATGCACGACGACGTGCCCGTCACGCCAGTGGTGATTCAGTCGGCCAAAGAACTCGCAGCCGAATAA